From the genome of Niabella agricola, one region includes:
- a CDS encoding TonB-dependent receptor, whose protein sequence is MKRQLFLGLMLLLTIGINAQNGQMPTGSLYGKVVDSATGKGIDAASIQLLLVKKDSATGQNKTTVVTGMLTKANGEFRLEGVPAIGRYLLEITGIGYVAYRKPFSFIDPTKLKQGNRDMASLLGNLDKDLGNIKLGIDNQTLSAVTVTGSKPSVSLGIDRKVYNVENNLMAAGGTATDLLKNIPSVNVDIDGNISIRNSSPQIFVDGRPTTLTLDQIPSDQIESVEVITNPSAKYDASGGTAGILNIVLKKTKRVGYSGNVRAGIDQRGKTNFGGNINIRQGKFNVFANANYGQRKSISDGTTTRTTYLKDTTLQLLQNDHNIGEGTFMFGRAGFDYFLDNRNTITVSGMGVKGKFNNYTGSDLFVDTVVGNNATHSRTIRESNGNFSFRNLGGSLGYVHNFPKTGHQLTADFNYNKSRNDNNTAIGNRIFDQASGPQTRSFNQQQLGNGNNQRMTAQADYTNPLSDKSKLEAGVRMNQSKVASVNNMYYIQANGSSILQPLLSSQFNYKDMVLAAYGNFSSKIGDRFGYQLGLRVESSNYDGTVLTNGTNQHFSIKYPISLFPSVFLSQKLNDQQDLQLNYSRRINRPGFFQLFPFIDYSDSLNLNKGNPNLKPEFTNSFELSYSNNFNRNNSLILSVYYKHTAGLITRYQSPDIHPIDNRQILVNTFINANSSFVGGFEAVGKNKLTPWWDLTSNVNIYTSKITIDDPTIPTADQLYSWFGKINNDFKLPANFTLQLSGDYNSKTVLAPGGSSSNNSGGGGRGFMGGTVSGNAQGYTMPNYGIDAALKYEFLKGKAASVTLSVNDLFKTRKNDIYTSSGFFDQHQVRTRDQQFFRLNFAYRFGKFDASLFKRKNMKGEQESMQSGMQGMGGQ, encoded by the coding sequence ATGAAAAGACAACTCTTCCTGGGGCTGATGCTCTTACTAACAATAGGAATCAATGCGCAGAATGGCCAGATGCCCACAGGATCACTTTACGGGAAAGTGGTAGACTCCGCCACCGGCAAGGGTATCGACGCTGCATCCATCCAGCTGTTGCTGGTAAAAAAGGACTCTGCTACCGGTCAAAACAAAACCACGGTTGTTACCGGGATGCTGACGAAAGCCAACGGGGAATTCCGCCTGGAAGGCGTGCCGGCAATCGGACGATACCTGCTGGAAATTACCGGTATCGGCTACGTTGCCTATCGAAAGCCCTTTTCTTTTATTGATCCCACCAAACTCAAACAAGGCAACCGGGATATGGCCTCCCTGCTGGGCAACCTGGACAAGGACCTGGGCAATATCAAACTGGGCATTGACAATCAAACACTTTCTGCTGTTACTGTAACCGGCTCCAAGCCATCCGTAAGTTTGGGTATCGACCGTAAGGTTTACAACGTGGAAAATAACCTGATGGCGGCTGGTGGTACCGCAACCGATCTGCTGAAGAATATTCCCTCGGTAAACGTGGATATCGACGGTAATATCAGCATCCGCAACAGCAGCCCCCAGATTTTTGTAGACGGGCGCCCTACTACGCTTACACTGGATCAGATCCCCTCCGACCAGATCGAAAGCGTTGAAGTGATCACCAATCCCTCGGCCAAGTACGATGCATCCGGCGGAACTGCCGGTATCCTGAATATCGTGCTGAAAAAAACCAAACGGGTCGGTTACAGCGGTAACGTTAGAGCCGGCATCGATCAGCGGGGAAAAACCAATTTCGGAGGCAATATCAATATCCGGCAGGGCAAATTCAATGTATTTGCCAATGCAAACTACGGTCAGCGGAAATCCATTTCTGATGGTACCACTACAAGAACAACATATTTAAAAGATACCACCCTGCAATTGCTGCAAAACGATCATAATATCGGAGAAGGAACCTTTATGTTCGGCAGGGCCGGGTTTGATTATTTCCTGGATAACCGTAACACCATTACCGTTTCCGGAATGGGCGTGAAAGGAAAGTTCAATAACTATACCGGCAGCGACCTGTTTGTAGACACAGTGGTTGGCAACAATGCAACACATTCCAGGACGATCCGGGAATCCAACGGCAATTTCAGTTTCCGCAATCTCGGAGGAAGCCTTGGTTACGTGCATAATTTTCCAAAAACCGGGCACCAGCTTACGGCAGATTTTAATTATAACAAAAGCCGGAATGACAACAATACGGCAATTGGCAACCGCATTTTTGACCAGGCTTCCGGACCGCAAACCCGGAGTTTCAACCAGCAGCAATTGGGAAACGGGAATAACCAACGGATGACGGCACAGGCCGATTATACCAATCCCCTTTCCGATAAATCGAAACTGGAAGCAGGGGTTCGTATGAACCAGTCCAAAGTGGCCAGTGTTAACAATATGTACTATATACAGGCAAACGGCTCTTCCATCTTACAACCGCTTCTGTCTTCGCAGTTCAACTATAAAGACATGGTACTGGCGGCTTACGGAAATTTTTCCAGTAAGATCGGCGACCGGTTTGGCTACCAGCTGGGCTTAAGGGTTGAAAGCTCTAATTATGACGGTACTGTTCTCACAAACGGAACCAACCAGCACTTCAGCATCAAATATCCCATTAGTTTATTTCCGAGTGTGTTCCTGAGTCAGAAGCTCAATGACCAGCAGGATCTGCAATTGAACTACAGCCGGCGCATCAACCGGCCGGGCTTTTTCCAGTTATTTCCCTTTATCGACTATTCGGATTCACTCAACCTTAACAAAGGGAATCCCAACCTCAAACCCGAGTTCACGAATTCGTTTGAGCTGTCTTATTCCAACAACTTCAACCGGAACAACAGCCTGATCCTTTCGGTATATTACAAACACACTGCCGGTCTCATCACCCGGTACCAATCGCCCGATATACATCCCATCGATAACCGCCAGATCCTGGTCAATACATTCATCAATGCCAATTCCAGCTTTGTAGGAGGATTTGAGGCCGTTGGTAAAAATAAGCTGACGCCCTGGTGGGACCTGACCAGTAACGTAAACATCTATACATCGAAGATTACAATCGATGATCCGACGATTCCAACCGCAGACCAGCTCTATAGCTGGTTCGGAAAAATCAACAACGACTTTAAACTGCCGGCGAACTTTACATTGCAGCTGTCCGGTGATTATAATTCTAAAACCGTGCTGGCGCCGGGCGGCAGCAGCAGCAATAATTCCGGAGGCGGTGGTCGCGGCTTTATGGGCGGTACCGTAAGCGGTAATGCCCAGGGATATACCATGCCCAATTATGGTATTGACGCCGCTTTAAAGTACGAGTTCTTAAAAGGCAAGGCGGCCTCGGTTACGCTGAGCGTAAACGATCTCTTTAAAACGCGGAAAAACGATATCTATACCAGCTCCGGCTTTTTCGACCAGCACCAGGTACGTACCCGCGACCAGCAGTTTTTCCGGTTGAACTTTGCCTACCGCTTCGGAAAATTCGATGCGTCCCTGTTCAAACGCAAGAACATGAAAGGCGAGCAGGAAAGCATGCAGAGCGGTATGCAGGGCATGGGCGGACAGTAG
- a CDS encoding UDP-N-acetyl glucosamine 2-epimerase — protein MKQIIHIVGNRPQFIKLAVLYKAIEARKIARQQILHTGQHHSQEMSGIFFDDLALPAPHIQLQIENTDPDQFIAHTTRQLQHYLAAEQPGAVMIYGDTNTTYAAAMAAARTGQSLHHFEAGVRTGDLKAPEEINRLLADRLSSVHYCCTLHNLQTLKAEGYGTAITATPFFTGDLMLDAYLKIPEDASFKPETTSYVACTIHRAEHILVKKNLEAIIDALNDLHRQIPVIVPLHPHTQKKITEAGLTVSFRIIPPLGYPQMKAFIKQAAFIITDSGGVSREAYFAEKPSLVVMARPVWPEIIRSGAGLACAPHRDAILNTFIQLAQHTPNYKAALFGYGNAAQNICDHLSDSL, from the coding sequence TTGAAGCAAATTATTCACATCGTGGGGAACCGGCCCCAGTTCATCAAGCTGGCTGTTTTATACAAAGCGATCGAAGCGCGGAAAATAGCCCGGCAGCAGATCCTGCATACCGGTCAGCATCATAGTCAGGAAATGAGCGGCATCTTCTTTGACGACCTGGCCTTGCCCGCCCCCCATATTCAGCTGCAGATCGAGAATACGGATCCCGATCAGTTCATAGCGCACACCACCCGGCAGCTACAACATTACCTGGCGGCGGAACAACCAGGCGCCGTTATGATTTATGGCGATACCAATACCACCTACGCGGCTGCCATGGCCGCTGCGCGCACGGGGCAATCGCTGCATCACTTTGAAGCCGGCGTACGCACCGGGGATCTGAAGGCGCCGGAGGAGATCAACCGGTTGCTGGCAGACCGGCTGTCATCCGTTCATTATTGTTGTACCCTGCATAATCTTCAAACATTGAAAGCAGAAGGATATGGTACCGCCATTACCGCAACCCCTTTTTTTACCGGCGACCTGATGCTGGATGCTTATCTGAAAATACCCGAAGATGCTTCCTTTAAACCGGAAACCACATCTTATGTAGCCTGCACCATACACCGGGCAGAGCATATCCTGGTAAAGAAAAACCTGGAAGCGATCATTGATGCGTTAAACGATCTGCATCGCCAGATACCGGTGATCGTTCCCCTGCATCCGCATACGCAAAAGAAAATAACAGAAGCTGGCCTCACTGTTTCATTCCGGATCATTCCGCCACTAGGCTACCCGCAAATGAAAGCCTTCATAAAACAGGCGGCTTTTATCATCACCGACAGCGGAGGTGTGAGCCGTGAAGCTTATTTTGCCGAAAAGCCCTCGCTGGTGGTTATGGCACGTCCCGTATGGCCGGAGATCATCCGGTCCGGAGCCGGTCTTGCCTGTGCACCACACCGGGATGCCATCCTGAATACGTTTATCCAACTGGCACAACATACGCCCAATTATAAAGCCGCACTTTTCGGATATGGCAATGCCGCCCAGAACATTTGTGATCATTTATCAGATTCTCTGTAA
- a CDS encoding glycosyltransferase translates to MKRKRITVSVISEITTDQRVIRICATLREMGFDVFLIGRAFGNSLPLGTYTFHARRMRCYFRKGVLQYAEFNLRLFFRLLFCKTDYLLANDLDTLAPNYIVSKWRKKFLFYDTHEYFTGVPELAGSPAKKRFWKRLEDAIFPRLKVVYTVSDAVKSKYQAAYGIPISVVRNLPVPPPPSSMARPAAWAGKRVLLMQGIGINHGRGGLESLEMMRYLPEDYYLVYIGGGLLWEQIREKRREWALEHCVEMIDKLPPDQLKHYTPHADLGLSLDGFTDENFLVSLPNKLFDYILAGIPVAATPLPEVKKIIEQYGVGFCLNNRTPKEMAAEIARFLDDAENLQKVKANVLKAQKELNWNQEKQVLIKIYEPYL, encoded by the coding sequence ATGAAGCGAAAGCGCATCACCGTATCCGTAATATCCGAAATAACGACCGATCAGCGCGTCATACGGATCTGCGCCACCCTCCGGGAAATGGGCTTTGACGTGTTCCTGATCGGAAGGGCCTTTGGAAACAGCCTGCCCCTTGGAACCTATACTTTTCATGCTCGCAGGATGCGTTGTTATTTCCGGAAAGGTGTTTTGCAATATGCCGAGTTTAACCTGCGTTTGTTTTTCCGGCTGTTGTTTTGTAAAACCGATTACCTGCTGGCCAACGACCTGGACACCCTTGCTCCCAACTATATCGTTTCCAAATGGCGGAAAAAATTCCTGTTCTATGATACCCATGAATATTTCACGGGGGTGCCGGAACTGGCAGGCTCGCCTGCAAAAAAGCGGTTCTGGAAACGCCTGGAAGACGCTATTTTTCCCCGGCTAAAGGTGGTATATACCGTAAGCGATGCTGTTAAATCCAAATACCAGGCGGCATACGGCATACCCATCTCCGTGGTGCGTAACCTACCCGTGCCCCCTCCGCCCTCTTCTATGGCGCGTCCGGCAGCCTGGGCTGGTAAAAGAGTGCTTTTGATGCAGGGAATAGGAATCAATCATGGGCGTGGTGGCCTGGAATCGCTGGAGATGATGCGGTACCTGCCGGAAGATTATTACCTGGTGTATATCGGCGGCGGGCTCCTTTGGGAACAGATCCGGGAAAAACGCAGGGAATGGGCGCTTGAGCACTGCGTGGAAATGATCGATAAACTGCCGCCAGATCAGTTAAAGCATTATACACCACACGCAGATCTGGGACTCTCGCTGGACGGGTTCACCGATGAAAATTTCCTGGTAAGCTTGCCTAATAAGCTTTTCGACTATATATTAGCTGGTATACCGGTGGCAGCCACCCCGTTGCCGGAGGTAAAAAAGATCATCGAACAATACGGTGTTGGATTTTGTTTAAATAACCGTACCCCGAAAGAAATGGCGGCTGAAATAGCGCGCTTCCTGGATGATGCTGAAAACCTGCAGAAGGTAAAGGCAAACGTGTTAAAGGCGCAAAAAGAGCTGAACTGGAACCAGGAGAAACAGGTACTGATAAAAATTTACGAACCTTATTTATAA
- a CDS encoding DUF5007 domain-containing protein — translation MSSRFLKIFVTAFMLVSVFAGCKKLPDGFLSTTLRYEEDPILINKGQLRVSSALNFDGSSKPAKIELLHIYNRATGANVDALFSKKVPMKIWTGILDPKTDTTLEAVAAKQKEVMLAPLTINEVSGQLESNYGTLDLPTGSYTFDLKITNGAGSKIYPKIGNFDLIDAPAFETPSAPYLRMSKVGDEASGTNLTSAADLNVKIEHVNLTDNKVILKFVDKNGVVFNPAAGEVAKRPNTGLNPVPPNLQNLEDYAFKTSIFNDRMEFAYVTIPFPLNSLGNGFNLYYRIPSKYFSYDDQATYPKDLWNANPRFSFRAYVPGTYQITFTLRRATHR, via the coding sequence ATGAGCAGCAGATTTTTAAAAATATTTGTAACCGCATTCATGCTGGTTTCTGTCTTTGCCGGGTGCAAAAAACTTCCCGACGGGTTTTTGAGTACCACGCTCCGTTATGAGGAAGATCCGATTCTTATTAATAAAGGACAGCTGCGCGTTAGTTCCGCACTGAACTTCGACGGCTCCAGTAAACCCGCAAAGATCGAATTGTTGCATATCTATAACCGGGCCACCGGAGCCAACGTAGATGCCCTTTTTTCAAAAAAAGTGCCCATGAAGATATGGACGGGTATCCTGGATCCCAAAACAGATACAACCCTCGAAGCAGTGGCTGCAAAACAGAAGGAAGTAATGTTGGCCCCGCTCACGATCAATGAGGTTAGCGGCCAGCTGGAATCAAACTATGGCACACTTGATCTGCCTACAGGCTCATATACCTTTGACCTGAAAATCACAAATGGCGCCGGATCAAAAATATATCCTAAAATTGGGAATTTTGATCTGATTGATGCGCCGGCCTTTGAAACGCCCTCAGCGCCATATTTAAGAATGAGTAAAGTGGGGGACGAAGCATCCGGCACCAACCTGACCAGTGCTGCCGACCTCAATGTAAAGATCGAGCATGTGAATCTTACGGATAATAAAGTGATCCTGAAATTTGTGGATAAAAACGGCGTGGTATTTAATCCTGCAGCTGGGGAGGTAGCCAAAAGGCCCAACACGGGATTGAATCCGGTGCCGCCCAACCTGCAGAATCTTGAAGACTATGCATTTAAAACAAGCATCTTTAATGATCGGATGGAATTTGCATATGTTACCATTCCATTTCCGTTAAATTCGCTTGGGAATGGCTTTAACCTGTATTACCGTATCCCGTCGAAATATTTCAGCTACGATGATCAGGCTACATATCCGAAAGATTTGTGGAACGCAAATCCCCGCTTCTCATTCAGAGCTTATGTTCCCGGAACATACCAGATTACGTTTACCCTTCGCAGGGCCACACACCGGTAA
- a CDS encoding RagB/SusD family nutrient uptake outer membrane protein, which yields MNMHFKIISDRAIILGLLLLVLLPSCKKYLYLKPEDSTYDKVFWASGANVEKALAGASGLFRDAITASRLHFIVGDFVTDEFLRGGDFWNYEALSMAGRNNYAYTPYIEPVSNWTSFYGVINQCHLIVENTPNIDDSKFEGGTERKKQLLGEGHFLRALTYFYMLRIWGEPVVTKHSIVDPLNVPPVPRSTDEEALGYCIEDLLKATDLLQDKSDNPVYADKNAARALLAHIYAWKHDYVNARKYCDEVINKGGYDLEPINTYTNIWDAQSNETIFEVFLKYDKGSNEAQKDFFNVFLFNPVINKGTASSWAVNTDYADELFTDESDQRYTKIFKNGQGGVMLSKYTGVNHYDPNRPDEYVIDNNLVLFRLADIKLLKAEACVKLNTIAEARKEINDIRSRAQAEPLADNDPCTMETVFNERARELYGEGSLAFDNIRMKLTNPDYANVLPDPYTPARVAAKGYYWPLSMRTLLPQNALLTQNEWWKNH from the coding sequence ATGAACATGCATTTTAAAATCATATCAGACAGGGCGATTATACTGGGGCTGCTGTTGTTGGTCTTATTGCCTTCATGTAAAAAATATCTTTACCTGAAGCCGGAAGACTCTACCTATGATAAGGTGTTCTGGGCATCCGGAGCAAACGTAGAGAAGGCGCTGGCTGGTGCCAGCGGGCTTTTCAGGGATGCGATCACTGCAAGCCGCCTTCATTTCATAGTAGGCGATTTTGTAACCGATGAGTTCTTAAGGGGAGGCGATTTCTGGAACTATGAAGCCCTTTCGATGGCCGGGCGGAACAACTATGCTTATACGCCGTATATTGAGCCGGTATCTAACTGGACAAGTTTCTACGGGGTGATCAATCAATGTCATCTGATTGTTGAGAATACGCCAAATATCGATGACTCAAAATTTGAAGGAGGCACTGAACGAAAAAAGCAGCTCCTGGGCGAAGGGCATTTTTTGCGGGCGCTTACCTATTTTTATATGCTAAGAATCTGGGGGGAGCCGGTTGTAACCAAACATTCAATAGTGGATCCGTTAAATGTACCACCGGTTCCAAGGTCAACAGACGAGGAAGCGCTCGGTTATTGCATTGAAGATCTCTTAAAAGCAACCGACCTTTTGCAGGACAAAAGTGACAACCCGGTTTATGCAGATAAGAATGCAGCCCGGGCACTGTTGGCACATATCTATGCCTGGAAACATGATTATGTTAATGCCAGGAAATACTGCGATGAAGTGATTAATAAAGGGGGCTACGACCTGGAACCCATCAATACCTATACAAATATCTGGGATGCACAATCCAATGAAACCATTTTTGAGGTGTTTCTGAAATATGATAAAGGCAGCAATGAAGCGCAAAAAGATTTTTTCAATGTTTTCCTGTTTAACCCGGTTATAAACAAAGGTACCGCCAGTTCCTGGGCTGTAAATACGGATTATGCAGATGAGCTTTTTACAGACGAGAGCGATCAGCGTTACACAAAGATCTTCAAGAATGGACAGGGAGGCGTCATGTTGAGCAAATATACAGGTGTGAATCACTATGATCCCAACCGTCCGGATGAATATGTGATTGATAACAACCTGGTATTGTTCCGCCTGGCAGATATAAAACTCTTAAAAGCGGAAGCTTGTGTAAAACTGAACACAATAGCAGAGGCCCGTAAAGAGATCAATGATATCAGGAGCAGGGCACAGGCTGAGCCACTGGCAGATAATGATCCCTGCACAATGGAAACTGTATTTAACGAACGTGCACGGGAACTTTATGGCGAGGGGAGCCTGGCCTTTGACAATATAAGAATGAAACTCACCAATCCTGATTATGCCAATGTTCTTCCGGATCCATATACGCCCGCACGCGTAGCCGCAAAAGGATATTACTGGCCGCTTTCCATGCGCACTTTGCTGCCACAAAATGCATTGTTAACTCAAAATGAATGGTGGAAAAATCACTAA
- the pyrE gene encoding orotate phosphoribosyltransferase: protein MNDAKVVAEKLLQVNAVKLRPHEPFTWASGWKSPIYCDNRSVLSFPFVRDFIKSEMCNVLFEQFSDADCIAGVATGAIAWGALAADQLKLPFIYVRPKPKEHGLGNQVEGLFEKGQKVAVVEDLVSTGKSSLQAVDALEAAGLDIVGMVSIFTYDFAVAQAAFAARGIKYHPLTSYPVLLELAQEKGLIKEEDAGLLLKWREDPANWTGV from the coding sequence ATGAACGATGCAAAAGTAGTTGCAGAAAAGTTACTGCAGGTAAATGCGGTAAAATTGAGGCCACATGAGCCTTTTACATGGGCCAGCGGCTGGAAGAGCCCCATCTATTGCGATAACCGGAGCGTGCTTTCGTTTCCGTTTGTGCGCGATTTTATTAAAAGTGAAATGTGCAATGTACTGTTTGAGCAGTTTAGCGATGCGGATTGCATTGCCGGTGTAGCTACAGGAGCCATTGCCTGGGGCGCCCTTGCTGCCGACCAGCTGAAATTGCCCTTTATTTATGTACGGCCGAAACCCAAGGAGCACGGATTGGGTAACCAGGTGGAAGGTTTGTTTGAAAAAGGACAGAAAGTGGCCGTGGTAGAAGACCTGGTGAGCACCGGGAAAAGCAGTTTGCAGGCGGTGGATGCACTGGAGGCCGCAGGTTTGGATATCGTGGGAATGGTATCGATCTTTACCTATGATTTTGCAGTTGCACAGGCTGCCTTTGCGGCTCGTGGAATTAAGTATCATCCGCTAACCAGCTACCCGGTGTTGCTGGAGCTGGCGCAGGAAAAAGGATTGATAAAAGAGGAGGATGCCGGCTTACTGCTGAAATGGAGAGAAGACCCGGCAAACTGGACGGGTGTTTAA
- a CDS encoding glycosyltransferase — MQQHLHIVCLDVPWPADYGGVIDMMNRIRAFHRLGVKVHLHYFSYNERGVPKELNIFCESVHVYERRKKTECLNLSLPYIVSSRINEALKEQLRKDNYPVLLEGLHCTGIIPFIDHADRRICVRMHNNEEVYYKELARATSDIFKKLYYKAESRLIKNYLPTLSKNIQLACVSETDVAFFKEQGFEQAFLLPTFPSWQKVNSLEGMGTHCLFHGNLSVAENEEAALWLLNKVFNKVRVPFIIAGKDPGRPLQKAAALCQHTCLISNPSESEINDLVQKAHINVLPCFNKNITGIRLKLLHSLFSGRHCVTTPSMVTGTGLESACHIGNNSNAIASIISQLYYKPFEDEEIQLRKSLVETSFNNDRNTSQLMHRLW; from the coding sequence ATGCAGCAACACTTGCATATCGTTTGTTTGGATGTGCCCTGGCCGGCCGACTACGGAGGCGTGATCGATATGATGAACCGCATCCGGGCCTTTCACCGGCTGGGTGTAAAGGTGCACCTGCATTATTTCAGCTATAACGAACGGGGTGTTCCGAAGGAACTGAATATATTTTGTGAATCGGTACACGTTTATGAGCGCCGGAAAAAAACGGAATGTCTGAACCTTTCCCTGCCCTATATTGTTTCTTCGCGGATCAACGAAGCATTGAAAGAGCAGCTCCGGAAAGACAATTATCCCGTGTTGCTGGAAGGGTTGCATTGTACGGGCATTATCCCCTTTATTGACCATGCAGACCGCAGGATCTGTGTGCGGATGCACAATAACGAAGAGGTCTATTACAAAGAACTGGCCCGGGCCACTTCCGATATTTTCAAAAAGCTGTATTACAAAGCAGAAAGCCGGCTTATAAAAAACTACCTGCCTACACTTTCAAAAAACATTCAGCTGGCCTGTGTTTCCGAAACAGACGTTGCTTTTTTTAAAGAACAGGGATTTGAACAGGCCTTCCTCCTGCCCACTTTCCCGTCCTGGCAAAAAGTAAACAGCCTGGAAGGGATGGGCACCCATTGCCTTTTTCATGGCAATCTTTCCGTGGCTGAAAACGAAGAAGCCGCCTTATGGCTGCTCAATAAAGTGTTCAACAAAGTACGGGTACCATTTATTATTGCAGGAAAAGATCCCGGCCGCCCTCTGCAGAAAGCTGCCGCGCTTTGTCAGCATACCTGCCTGATCAGCAATCCCAGCGAATCAGAGATCAATGACCTGGTTCAAAAAGCCCATATCAATGTATTACCCTGTTTCAACAAAAATATAACAGGAATACGTTTAAAGCTCTTACACTCATTGTTTTCCGGACGTCATTGTGTAACCACTCCATCCATGGTAACCGGAACGGGCCTGGAAAGCGCCTGCCATATCGGCAACAATTCCAATGCAATTGCCTCCATTATCTCCCAGCTTTATTACAAACCCTTTGAAGACGAAGAAATCCAGTTGCGAAAATCACTTGTTGAAACCTCGTTCAATAATGACCGTAACACCAGCCAGCTCATGCACCGCCTTTGGTAG
- a CDS encoding NUDIX hydrolase, which translates to MQIKIHTHNKILYLCDQPDSHLQELLHHPETVLIDELDTHSVKAMLRELTLPEIKTGIFVHPDFDQLKNAFFRKFEIIRAGGGLVLNESREVLMIHRRGFWDLPKGKLDEGETIEACALREVKEETGLSQVELGAPLLITYHTYEQGTHHILKESHWFIMKGTATEQLVPQTEEDITAISWVAPTQIAAYKEQAYPSIVDVLDTWEQTS; encoded by the coding sequence ATGCAAATTAAAATACACACCCATAATAAAATCCTTTACCTCTGCGACCAGCCCGATAGCCACCTGCAGGAGCTCCTGCATCATCCCGAAACGGTATTGATCGATGAACTGGACACGCATTCGGTCAAAGCCATGCTGCGGGAACTGACCCTGCCCGAAATTAAAACCGGGATCTTTGTACACCCGGATTTCGACCAGCTGAAAAATGCTTTTTTCCGGAAATTCGAGATCATCCGGGCCGGAGGCGGCCTGGTGTTGAATGAAAGCCGGGAAGTATTGATGATTCACCGGCGCGGCTTCTGGGATCTTCCCAAAGGAAAGCTGGATGAAGGAGAAACGATTGAAGCCTGTGCGCTCCGGGAAGTAAAAGAAGAAACCGGGCTTTCACAGGTAGAACTGGGAGCTCCGTTGCTGATTACCTATCATACCTATGAACAGGGAACACATCATATCCTGAAAGAATCGCATTGGTTTATAATGAAGGGAACGGCTACGGAACAACTGGTACCGCAAACCGAGGAAGACATCACAGCCATCAGCTGGGTAGCGCCCACACAGATTGCCGCCTATAAAGAACAGGCCTACCCATCCATCGTGGATGTACTGGATACCTGGGAGCAAACCTCCTGA
- a CDS encoding fasciclin domain-containing protein translates to MKRVLIITIICTGLILLASCKRDDYLTGGSLHNPKFDMTTYDFLKNRPDGLFDTLVSLIDKAGLKDLLNKNNITFFAPTDYSILKYLDSRTKQEQKINENRKWTLDSMIKYELTKFSDSLKTYIVDRKLAYSGLTNNGTMMPTEKAGSQTVVSYEEIKPDHPDYEKLGGNTNVSTNPFIVYYTLLYAPLTPPIVAADITPEQGRRERVQTSGIETNTGMIQVLNNDHILFFRQP, encoded by the coding sequence ATGAAAAGAGTATTAATAATAACGATCATCTGCACAGGACTGATTTTGTTGGCTTCCTGTAAAAGAGATGACTATCTTACCGGTGGATCGCTGCACAACCCGAAGTTTGACATGACCACCTATGACTTCCTGAAGAACCGTCCCGATGGTTTATTTGACACCCTGGTGTCGCTGATTGACAAAGCAGGGCTTAAAGATCTGTTGAATAAAAACAACATTACATTCTTTGCGCCCACAGATTATTCTATTCTGAAATACCTGGATTCCAGGACCAAACAGGAACAAAAGATAAACGAGAACCGTAAATGGACCCTGGATTCCATGATAAAATATGAGTTAACCAAGTTCTCCGATTCCTTAAAAACATATATCGTGGACCGGAAATTGGCTTATAGTGGTCTTACAAATAATGGTACAATGATGCCAACCGAAAAAGCGGGATCTCAAACTGTGGTGTCATATGAGGAAATAAAGCCGGACCACCCGGATTATGAAAAACTCGGAGGCAACACCAATGTTTCAACCAATCCGTTTATTGTCTATTATACGTTGCTTTATGCGCCGCTGACACCGCCGATAGTGGCAGCCGACATCACACCGGAACAGGGCAGAAGAGAGCGGGTGCAAACCTCCGGTATCGAAACAAACACCGGCATGATACAGGTACTGAATAATGATCACATCCTGTTCTTCCGGCAGCCTTAA